In Calditerricola satsumensis, the sequence CGCTCCGCCGCGAGCAGGTGCTGGCGCACGGGCAGCACCCATTCGGCGACGATGGGCACATGGACATGGTGGATCAGCCAGTCCAACGTCAACGTGACCGAACCCTCGATCGAGTTTTCCACCGGCACCACGCCGTACACGTCGCCGCCCGCCTCCGCCGCCTCCAACACGTCGGGAACGCTGGCGAGCGCCACGAAGCGGTGATGGCGTTCGGGAAAGGCCGCCCGCGCCGCCACCTCGGTAAACGTCCCGCTCGGCCCCAGGTACAGGACCGTGGCCATGCCTACCGCTCCCCCGCCTTCTCGTTTCGCCAGGCGCGCGCCCCTTGGGTGTCGGGCCGGAACGTCCACACGGTGCCGGGCAGGCCGCTTTCGGCCATCACGCGGCGGAAAAAGGCGGCCACGCGCTCGGCGCCGTCAAAGGCGAAGGCGACGACGGTGGGACCGGCCCCGCTGAGGGCCGCCCCAAGGGCCCCGTGCGCCGGCGCTTCCCGCACCATGCGCTCCGCCCCGGGAATGAGCGGCAGGCGATACGGCTGATGCAGCCGGTCGCGCATGGCGTCGGCCAGCCGGTCCCACCGTCCGGTGGCGATGGCGGCGACAAGGAGGCCCGTCTGCCCCAGGGCGTAGACGGCGTCGCGCCGCGTCACGGCCTCGGGCAGCACGCGGCGGGCCTTGGCTGTCTCGAGGGGCACGTCTGGAACGGCGGCCACCACGACGAGGTCCTCCGGCACCGGGAGACGCAGGTAGGGCACGCGTCCGTCCTCCTGCCGCACGGCGACGACAACGCCGCCGAACAGCGCCGCCCCGACGTTGTCGGGGTGCCCTTCCAGCTCTGCCGCCATCACCAAGAGCTCCTCCCGCGCCAGCGGCTCGCCCAGGTAGGCGTTGGCCGCCACGAGCCCGCCGACGATGGCCGCCGCGCTGGAGCCGAGCCCCCGGGCCAGGGGGATGTCGCTCTCCACCTCGACGCGCAGCGGGGGAACGGCGCGGCCAAGGCGGTCAAAGACGCATCGCACGGCGCGATAGACGAGGTTCTCCTCCGACGCCGGCGTGCCGGCAAGCAGGGAGCCACGCGGGATCACGCTCGTCCGCGCCGCGCCCGCCAGCGTCACGGTGACGTAGCGGTCGAGGGCCAGCCCCACGGCGTCGAAGCCGGGGCCGAGGTTGGCCGTGCTGGCCGGCACGCGCGCGGTGACGACCGGGCCGCGCGCCGCCGCGCCCATCCCTGGGGCGCACCCCCTCTCCGCGCCGGCGTCCACCGCATTGTACCCCGATGCGTTAGCCACGGATGCCACCCACTTCCTGAATCGCCGTCCACACCGCGTCCTCCGTCGCCGCCACGCGGCGCGGCTTGAGGTCGACCGCTTCCAGCGCCGTGTGGGGATCTTTCAGCCCGTTTCCCGTCAGCACGCACACCACCTTGGCCCCGGCCTCGATCTCCCCAAGGCGGCGCATCTTGGCCACGCCGGCCACCGACGCGCTGGAGGCCGGCTCGGCGAAGATGCCCTCCCAGCGGGCCAGCTTGCGATAGGCGTCGAGGATTTCCGCGTCGGTGACAAAGTCGATCCGCCCGCCGGACTCCTTCGCCGCCCGCACCGCCCCGTCCCAGCTGGCCGGGTTGCCGATGCGGATGGCCGTGGCCACCGTCTCCGGCTGGGCGATCGGCTCGCCGCGCACGATGGCCGCCGCCCCTTCGGCCTCGAAGCCAAACATCCGCGGCAGGCGCGTCGCGCGTCCGGCGCGGCGGTATTCGCCAAAGCCCTTCCAGTAGGCGGTAATGTTCCCCGCGTTGCCGACGGGAATGGCCAGGACGTCCGGCGCGTCGCCGAGGACGTCGCAGATTTCAAAGGCGGCCGTCTTCTGCCCTTCGATGCGGTACGGGTTGACGGAGTTGACCAGGGTGACGCCATGATGCGCGGCGATGGACCGCACGATGGCCAGCGCCTGGTCGAAGTTTCCGGCAACGGCCAGCACCTCGGCCCCGTACATGACGGCCTGGGCCAGCTTGCCAACCGCCACGTAACCGTCGGGGACAAGGACGATGCAGGAGAGGCCGGCGCGCGCCGCGTAGGCCGCCGCCGACGCCGAGGTGTTGCCGGTGGAGGCGCAGATGACGGTGCGGCTCCCCTCCTCTACCGCCTTGGCCACGGCGACCACCATGCCGCGGTCCTTGAACGAACCGGTGGGATTGGCCCCTTCGTACTTGACGTACAGCTCGACGTCCAGCTCCTCCGACAGGCGTGGACAGAAGAGGAGCGGCGTGTTGCCCTCGTGCAGGGTCAACTTCGGCGTGCGCTCGGTTACCGGGAGATACGCGGCGTACGTGTCAAGAATGCCGGGCACCTCAATCCTCTCCTTCTACGCGGTAGCAGCTTTTGATCTCGCGCACCACGTCGAGGGCGGCCAACCTCGCCAGCGCCTCGTCCTTGCTCTTTTTCGTCGCGTGGTGCGTCACCAGGATAATCTCGGCCTGGCCCGCTCCCTTGAACGGTTCCTGCAACACCTGGGACAGGCTGATGTCGCAGTCGGCAAAGAGCTGCGTGATCTTGGCCAGCACACCGGTGCGGTCGTCCACCACGAGGCGCAGGAAATACTGGGCCACCATCTGCTCCGGTGTTTTGAGGGCCTTGGGGCGGTACGGCGCAACCATGCCGCGGCCATTGACGCCCAATTTCATGTTCTTGACCACGGTGACGAGATCCGACACCACCGCCGTCGCCGTCGGCAGCTCGCCGGCCCCGGGGCCGTAGAACATCGTCTCCCCGACGGCCTCGCCGTACACGTACACCGCGTTCATCACGCCGTCCACGCTGGCCAGCGGATGGCGCTGGGGAACCAGCGTCGGCTCCACGCTGACTTCAATCAGCCCGTCCTCCTGGGCGGCGATGCCGAGCAGCTTGATTTCGTACCCCAGCTTTTTGGCGTAGGCGATGTCCTCGGCCGTCACCTTGCGGATGCCCGTCACGTCCACCTCGTCGAGCTGCACCTCGGTGCGGAAGCCCAAGGTGGCCAAGATGGCCATCTTGCGCGCCGCGTCGAGCCCGTCCACGTCCGACGTCGGGTCGGCCTCGGCGTAGCCGAGCTTCTGGGCCTCCTGGAGCGCCTCCGCGTAGTCGGCCCCTTCCCGCGTCATTTTCGTCAGGATGTAGTTCGTCGTGCCGTTGACGATGCCCATCAGCTTGGTGATGCGGTCGGACGAGAAGCCCTCAACGAGGGCCCGCAGGATGGGAATCCCCCCGGCGACACTCGCTTCGTAAAAGACGTCGCAGCCCCGCTCGGCGGCCAGCGACAGGATCTCCCCGCCGTGAAGGGCCATCAGGTCCTTGTTGGCCGTCACGACGTGCTTGCCGCGGCGCAGCGCCTCCAAAAGATACTGGCGCGTCGGCTCGATGTGCCCCATCACTTCGACGACGACATCGATGGACGGATCGTCGAGGATGTCGCGCGCGTCCGTCGTCAGCAGATCGCGGCTGACGCGAATGGCCCGCGGCTTTTCCGGGTCGCGCACCAAGATGCGCGCGATGCGGATGCGCACCCCCGTCTGGTGCACGAGATCCTCCTGGTGCCCTTCAATGAGGCGCACGACGCCCGTGCCGACCGTGCCCAGCCCCATCAAGCCGATGTTGACCGTCCGTTCCATGGCTTCTCTCCTCCTCCGCTCCCTGTCTTCCTCGCGCCCCTCGCGCGCTAGCCCTGCCCGACGATGAGCGCTTTTTTGACGCCGTCGAGGCGCTGCATCCCCTCCAAAAATGCGGTCATGTCCACGGTCAGCGTTGCGGTGTCCACCGACATGGCCACCGTGGCCAGCCCCTGCAGGGGGATGGTCTGGTGGATGGTCAGGATGTTCCCGCCCCGCTCGGCCACGTACCCGAGCACCCGCGACAGGACGCCGGCGCGGTGCTCGAGGTGGAGCGAGACGGTGACGATTTTCTCCTTCATCATCGCGTTGAACGGGAAGATGCCGTCCTTGTACTTGTAATAGGCGCTGCGGCTGAGGCCGACCCGTTCGACGGCTTCCTGAACCGTTTCCACCTCCCCCGACTCGAGCAGCTTTTTGGCTTCGACGGTTTTGAGCATCGAGTCGGGGAGGATGTCGGCGCGAACCAGGTAGTACTGTTCTTCCTCGCGCACGATGCGTCCTCCCGTTGCGGACAATTGTTTTTGTATAGTGGACATTATAGCGCGTCGCCGCAAACGTTGCAACAGGTTTTGACGCAAAATTCCCTTTGCCGAACATAAAAATGCCGCGCGAACGGTGAAAACGCTTACCGATTCGCGCGGCGCTTCGCGATCCCGTTTTCGTTTTGATGATCCGTTTGTCCCAACCCCACCGGTACGGGATGTCTTGCTCGCCCCCTACTCGTCCTCGCCCTCGAGGAAGTCAAACAGCATGTCACCGATGCGCACCGTGTCACCCGGTTTGGCGCCCTTGGCGCGCAGGGCGTCTTCCACGCCCATCCGGCGCATCAGGTGGGCGAAGTACCGCACGCTGTCCTCCCGCGAAAAGTCGGTCATGGCGACCAGCTTTTCGATGCGCGGCCCCTCGACGACAAAGAGCTCGTTCTCCCGGCGCACGGTGAACGGCTCCGGTTCCGGCTCGGCCCGGAACACTTTAACCTCGTTCGCTTCGGTTTCCTCGCGGGTGAAGGGTTCCTTGGGCAGCTTCTCCAACAGGTCGGCCACGGCGTAGACGAGCTCGCGCACGCCCTGGCGCGTCGCCGCCGAGATCGGGTACACCGGCACGTCGGGCACGGCGCGGCGGAAGCGCTCCAGGTTTTCCGCAGCGCCGGGAAGGTCCATCTTGTTGGCCGCCACCACCTGGGGCCGCGACGCCAGACGCTCGTCGTACAATCGCAGCTCCTCGTTGATCTTGTGGTAGTCCTCCACAGGATCGCGCCCTTCCGAACCGGCGATGTCGACGACATGGATGAGGAGGCGCGTCCGCTCGACGTGGCGCAAGAACTGGTGCCCCAGCCCCACGCCCTGATGCGCCCCCTCGATGAGGCCCGGCAGGTCGGCCAGCACAAAGCTGCGCTCGCCGTCGACGTCGACGACACCCAGATTGGGCGTAAGGGTGGTGAAGGGATAAGGCGCGATCTTGGGCTTCGCCGCCGAGACGACGGACAGGAGCGTCGACTTGCCGACGCTGGGGAAGCCGATCAGGCCCACGTCGGCCAGCAATTTCAGTTCCAGGCGCACCCATCGTTCTTCGCCCGGCTCGCCCTTCTCGGCGATCTCCGGCGCCGGGTTGGCCGGCGTGGCAAAGCGCATGTTCCCCCGCCCGCCGCGGCCCCCGCGGGCGATGACGGCCCGCTGCCCATGCCGCGTCAGGTCGGCGAGGAGCTCGCCCGTTTCGTCGTCGTAGACCATCGTGCCCGGGGGCACCTTGAGGACGAGGTCCTCGGCGTCGGCGCCGTGCTGCCCCTTCGACTTGCCGTTTTGGCCGCGTGGCGCCTTGAAGTGGCGCTGGTAGCGGAAGTCCAGCAGCGTCGACAAGCCCTCGTCCACTTCCAGCACCACGTCCCCGCCCTTGCCCCCGTCTCCGCCGGCGGGACCGCCCTTGGGCACGTACTTTTCCCGGCGAAAGGCGACGATACCGTTCCCGCCGTCACCGCCCTTGACGTAGATCTTGACGCTGTCCACAAACACCGTCACGCACCTCGCTTTGCCTCCGCATTCGTCAGGAGACGAGGGACACGCGCACCTTGCCCCGTTCCGCCTCCTTTTCACCCGTGCCGTCCACCAACACCCCATCCAGCGCGCGAAGCAGCCGGGCAAGGCGCTGCAAACCCTTGCGGAAGGCCGCTTCATCCAGCCGCCCCGCAAAGCGCGTCCGGACATGAAGCCGCCCATCCCCGTTTTCCAGGATGAGCGTCAGGGTGTTGGGAACCGCGCCGTCGCCCGTCGCCGCGTCCCGGTATGTTTCCACCACCGCCTGCACCACGCGGCAGACGTCGGCAGCGGAAAGGGTCAGGCGCTCCAAGGAAAAATCGGCGCATACCGACACGTCAACCACCATGTTGCCCCGCTCTGCGGCGCAGGCAAGCAGGTAGCGCGTCAGCGGGGGATAGCCGAGATGGCACAGCCGGCTTTCGCACGCCGCCTGTTCCATGACGCGCTGGATGTAACGCTCCATCTTCCCGTACTGGTGGAGTTTTCCGTATCCCGACAGCACCTGCAGGTGATTGAGCCAGTCGTGGCGGGTCCGGTTGAGCACCTCCAGCCACGTCCGGTCGACTTCCGCCTCGCCAAGCCGCCGCCGGCGCCGGGACACCCAGGCGTATCCCGCAAGCGCCGCCAGTCCGGAGGCGGCCAGGCCAAACGAAGCCAGATCCGCCACAAAGGGCAGCATGACCAAACAAAGGGCCGTCCAAAACAAAAAAAGCGGCGCCACCCAACCTCCCATGGCATCGTCTCCCCTGTCCAAAACCTCTATGTAAAAGTATACCACATTCGGCCCTTCTGTCACGGTGCGGCGCGGTTGCTCCGGCAAGGAAAAAGCCCCTTCCTGCGAAGGGGCTCGAACGGAACGGCAACATCAGGCATTCGCTTCCACCGGGTAGACGCTGACGCGTTTGCGGTCTTTGCCGAGGCGCTCAAAGCGGACAATGCCGTCCACCTTGGCAAACAGCGTGTCGTCACCGCCACGGCCAACGTTCAGACCCGGATGGATCTTCGTGCCGCGCTGCCGAACCAGGATGTTGCCCGCCTTGACAAACTGGCCGTCGGCGCGCTTCACACCCAGCCGTTTCGAAATGCTGTCGCGGCCGTTCTTCGTGCTGCCGACGCCTTTTTTCTGGGCAAAGAATTGCAGATCCACGCGCAGCATGGCCTTCACCTCCCTGTAGCATGGGGATCGGAAACCTGAACATACCGTCCGTATTCGACCGTGAGCGATTGAAGGGCGGCCACCATGCCTTCCAACAGCAGGTTGACGCGCGCACGCAGGGCCTCGTCGGCCAGCGCCGGGACGCGGCAGGACAAATCGCCGCGCGCCGGCGTCTCCACCTCCAACGCCACGCCGAGGACGCGCTCGACGGCGTTAATCATGCCAAAAACGATGCCCGACACGGCGGCGCAGACAATGTCCTGCCCGCGCGGCGCGTAGCCGGCGTGCCCCGCCACGCGGAAGGCGGCGATGCGCCCCTCGTCGTCACGGGTGACCGTCACGCGAATCATGCGTTGATCTTCTCGATGCGCACCTTGGTGTACGGCTGGCGATGCCCTTGCTTGCGGTGGTAGTTCTTCTTCGGCTTGTACTTGAAGACGATGATCTTGCGCCCTTTTCCGTGCTCCACCACGTTCCCGACCACCGTGGCGCCGGAAACGGTGGGATTGCCCGCCTTCACCTCACCGTCCTTCGCCACGAACAAGACCCGGTCAAACGTGACCGTCTCGCCGGGCTGGGCGTCCAGCTTCTCCACCAGGATGACATCGCCTTCCTGCACCTTGTACTGCTTGCCGCCCGTCTCGATGATCGCGTACATCGTCACACCTCCCTCGACCGAGACTCGCCAGGGCGGGTGGGGCGATGCGCCCGCTTGTCCCTCTCGACCCGACCTGTGCGGTTGCGGTATGCCGGGAGCATACCAACAACATAAGGATACTTCAGCCCGCGTCCGTTGTCAACGCCAAGCGCTTGCCATGCTTAGCCCTTGACCAGCTCGAGAAGCCGCCGCGCCGGCGCCTTGTCGCGAAACAGCGCGTCCAGAAGGCGCCGCTCGGTTAACGCTCCCGTCCTTCGCCCCCCGGCGCGCAGCTCAAACCGGTGATGCCGTCCCCGCTTGATGTGCCGAAGGGCCTCGAGCACCGTCCACGAGCTGTCGGCCCTAACCACACGCAGCGGTCCATCGCCACCCCGCCTCCAGCGGGCGAAGAGAAAGCGAAAGAAGCGCAGCCGCCGCTCGTGATACCCGCTGGCCGCTTCGCGGTACAGCCACAGACACAAGAGGAGCAGGTGCAGACGCGGTTGGGGCGCCGTCCACGCCCACACGAGCACGAGCAGCGCCACCGACGCGCTCCAGCCAAAGGTGATCGTCAGGGCCAGGCGATACGGACAGGCCAGCGAGGCGACGGCGTGCACCACCCGTCCGCCGTCAAGGGGCCAGATGGGGAGCAGGTTGAAGCCGGCCAGCCAAAGGTTGGCCGCGGCAAACTGGCGCGCCCACGCCTCGGGCCACAGCTCCCCTGCCGCGCACACCCAGGCCACGCCGGCCATGGCGCCGTTGACCGCCGGCCCGGCCAGCGCGACAACGATTTCCTCTCGGGGCGAATACTGCCCCACCTCGTCATCGGTTTCCGCTACCCCGCCAAAGGGAAAAAGCGTCAGGGCGCGAAACCGCCACCCGTACGCCCGCCCGGTCCACACATGGCCCAGCTCGTGCATCACCACGAGGGAAAGGAGCAACACCGTTTCCACAAAGGCGCCGGTCAACACCGAAGCCCCGATCACCAACCAAAACAGGGGGTGCACGCGGAAGGAAAAGCCGGGCGCACTACTCAAGGGCCATCACGCCCGCCGGATCGACGGGTTGTCCGTCCTTCTGAAGGGCGAAATACAGCAACCCCTTGGCCTGGCCTTCCCCGGCCACCGCCCCCAATTCGTCGCCGGCGCGCACCCAATCGTCCTTCTTCACTCGCACCTGGCCCAGATTGGCGTATCGCGACACGTATCCCCCGGGATGGCGCAGCACGACCGCATACCCCGCTCCCCCTTGTTTTCCGGCAAACAGCACGAGCCCCTCCGCCGCCGCCCGCACGGGGGCCCCCGGCGTCGCCGCGAGCCACACGCCCGGGTTGTCGGCGGAGAAGGCCGTGTGCACCTTTCCGGCGACGGGCGCGCGAAAGGCCGGCGACGCGGGAGGCGTGCCCGCGCCGATGTCGGGCAGGAAGGTGGGCACGGCGTCGATGTGCGCCTTGTACCACGCGGCCACGCCCTGAAAATTGAAGTCGCGCTCCAGCGCCTCGCGGACAAATTGCCGCGCCGCGTCGCCGCGCGTCCCGGGCCACTCGCGCACCAGCCCCCCGGCAACGAGGACGGCAGCCGCCAGAATCAGCTGCATCCGCAGGCGGCTTGTGGGAAGGAGGCCCCGCCGGCGCCCATCAACGGAAGCCGCCGGGAGATCCCATTCCGGCCGGCCGCCATACGGCCACGAACCCTCCCGCATCTCGTACGCCTCGCGCTGCCGGTCGTCGGGCACAAAACGGTCGCCGAGCAGGATTTGCCGCATCCGCGCGTGGCGACGCTGTTTGAGGCGGTCGCGATCAAACCACACGAGCCCTTCCCCCTTGTTCGTCCTTCTCCACTCTCATGCCTATGTGGGGAAGGGACAACCCAGAACGGCCGACGCTCCTAATCGAAGATCAGTTCGCGCCGGCGCATGTGGATGTTCAGCACGAGCCCGATGGTCACGAGGTTGGTAAGCAGGGAGCTCCCCCCATAGCTGAGGAAGGGCAGCGGAATCCCGGTGATGGGCATAAGCTGGATGGTCATGCCGATGTTTTGGAAGATCTGAAACACGTACATCCCGACGATGCCGGCCACGATATAGGCTCCGAACGGATCCTTGCACGTCATGCCGATCCGCACCAGGCGGTAGATGAGGAGGAACAACAGCAGGATCAGCAAGCTGGCCCCCAAAAACCCCAGGCGTTCGGCGATGACGGTGAAGACGAAGTCGGTCTGCCCTTCCGGCACCCAACCGTAGCGGGCTTGCGTCGGCCCGTTCAACCCGCGCCCAAACAGCTGGCCCGAGCCGATGGCGATGAGCGACTGCTTCAGCTGAAAGCTGCTGCCGAGCGGGTCATAATCCGGATTGAGCCATGCCAGGATGCGCGCCCATTGGTACGGCTTGATGATCTTGAAAAACACCTCGGAATGAAACGCGTACAAGTACGCCAAAAGGCCAAATCCCGCAGCGCCGATGAGGCCCAATAGGGCGAACACGCGCAGGGGCGCCCCGCCGACGAGCAGCACGCTCAGCAAGATGCCGCAGAACACGAGGGCCGTCCCCAAATCGGGTTGCTTGAGAATGAGAACAACCGGCAAGGCCACCATCCCGATAACCGTCAGCAGCCCGGATGCCGACTGAAGCGGCGCATCCCCCTCTTCCTCGCGGCTGGCGAGGTACCGGGCCAACGCCAAGATCACAAAGAGTTTCATAAACTCAGAGGGTTGGATTTTGACGGGTCCGAACGCAAACCAGCTGACGGCCCCGTTCGTCTCGGTGCCGAACAGGAGCACCAGCACGAGCAACACGATTCCAAAGCCGTACAGCCCATATGCCAACTGGCCGATCCACTTGTAATCGAAGAGAAGGACGGCAAACATGGCCCCAAAGCCGATGGCGTACCAAACGATTTGCTTCTTCTCCTCGCCAAATTGCGCGTTGGCGCCGGAGATGCCGATATAGCTGTAGACGGCAAGCGCCACAAGAACGAAGAGGATCGCCCAGTCGATGCGCTTCAGGTACCGCCGTTCGATGTCCACCACAGGCCACCTCGCTTCCGCCAGAGATTCTACCACAGGGACGGCGCGCCCCCAATGCGGAGAGGGTTGGGCGCCGATGCAAAAATCGGGGGTGTGAAGGGCATAAAAAAGGGAGCGTCCGCGGCGCCCGTGCGCCGGCAAACGCCCGGTTCAGGACAACCCGAAAAGCCGCCGCATCCGTTCGATGACGCTTGGCTTTTCTTCCAAACGCATCAGCGGCACGCTTTCCCCCAGGATGCGGCGGGCGATGTTGCGGTACGCCTGCGCCGCCTTGGCCTTCGGGTTGAGGACGATCGGCTCTCCGCGGTTGGACGAGGTGATCACGTCCTCGTCGTCCGGCACGATGCCCAGCAGGTCAATGCCCAGGCGCACGACAATCTCGTCCACGTCCATGATCTCCTCGTGCTTCATGAGACGAGGCCGGACGCGGTTGATGACCAGCGACGGCGGCGCGATCGCCTCCTTTTCCAAGAT encodes:
- the thrB gene encoding homoserine kinase, with the protein product MANASGYNAVDAGAERGCAPGMGAAARGPVVTARVPASTANLGPGFDAVGLALDRYVTVTLAGAARTSVIPRGSLLAGTPASEENLVYRAVRCVFDRLGRAVPPLRVEVESDIPLARGLGSSAAAIVGGLVAANAYLGEPLAREELLVMAAELEGHPDNVGAALFGGVVVAVRQEDGRVPYLRLPVPEDLVVVAAVPDVPLETAKARRVLPEAVTRRDAVYALGQTGLLVAAIATGRWDRLADAMRDRLHQPYRLPLIPGAERMVREAPAHGALGAALSGAGPTVVAFAFDGAERVAAFFRRVMAESGLPGTVWTFRPDTQGARAWRNEKAGER
- the thrC gene encoding threonine synthase translates to MEVPGILDTYAAYLPVTERTPKLTLHEGNTPLLFCPRLSEELDVELYVKYEGANPTGSFKDRGMVVAVAKAVEEGSRTVICASTGNTSASAAAYAARAGLSCIVLVPDGYVAVGKLAQAVMYGAEVLAVAGNFDQALAIVRSIAAHHGVTLVNSVNPYRIEGQKTAAFEICDVLGDAPDVLAIPVGNAGNITAYWKGFGEYRRAGRATRLPRMFGFEAEGAAAIVRGEPIAQPETVATAIRIGNPASWDGAVRAAKESGGRIDFVTDAEILDAYRKLARWEGIFAEPASSASVAGVAKMRRLGEIEAGAKVVCVLTGNGLKDPHTALEAVDLKPRRVAATEDAVWTAIQEVGGIRG
- a CDS encoding homoserine dehydrogenase, whose protein sequence is MERTVNIGLMGLGTVGTGVVRLIEGHQEDLVHQTGVRIRIARILVRDPEKPRAIRVSRDLLTTDARDILDDPSIDVVVEVMGHIEPTRQYLLEALRRGKHVVTANKDLMALHGGEILSLAAERGCDVFYEASVAGGIPILRALVEGFSSDRITKLMGIVNGTTNYILTKMTREGADYAEALQEAQKLGYAEADPTSDVDGLDAARKMAILATLGFRTEVQLDEVDVTGIRKVTAEDIAYAKKLGYEIKLLGIAAQEDGLIEVSVEPTLVPQRHPLASVDGVMNAVYVYGEAVGETMFYGPGAGELPTATAVVSDLVTVVKNMKLGVNGRGMVAPYRPKALKTPEQMVAQYFLRLVVDDRTGVLAKITQLFADCDISLSQVLQEPFKGAGQAEIILVTHHATKKSKDEALARLAALDVVREIKSCYRVEGED
- a CDS encoding ACT domain-containing protein encodes the protein MSTIQKQLSATGGRIVREEEQYYLVRADILPDSMLKTVEAKKLLESGEVETVQEAVERVGLSRSAYYKYKDGIFPFNAMMKEKIVTVSLHLEHRAGVLSRVLGYVAERGGNILTIHQTIPLQGLATVAMSVDTATLTVDMTAFLEGMQRLDGVKKALIVGQG
- the obgE gene encoding GTPase ObgE, which gives rise to MFVDSVKIYVKGGDGGNGIVAFRREKYVPKGGPAGGDGGKGGDVVLEVDEGLSTLLDFRYQRHFKAPRGQNGKSKGQHGADAEDLVLKVPPGTMVYDDETGELLADLTRHGQRAVIARGGRGGRGNMRFATPANPAPEIAEKGEPGEERWVRLELKLLADVGLIGFPSVGKSTLLSVVSAAKPKIAPYPFTTLTPNLGVVDVDGERSFVLADLPGLIEGAHQGVGLGHQFLRHVERTRLLIHVVDIAGSEGRDPVEDYHKINEELRLYDERLASRPQVVAANKMDLPGAAENLERFRRAVPDVPVYPISAATRQGVRELVYAVADLLEKLPKEPFTREETEANEVKVFRAEPEPEPFTVRRENELFVVEGPRIEKLVAMTDFSREDSVRYFAHLMRRMGVEDALRAKGAKPGDTVRIGDMLFDFLEGEDE
- a CDS encoding Spo0B domain-containing protein, producing the protein MGGWVAPLFLFWTALCLVMLPFVADLASFGLAASGLAALAGYAWVSRRRRRLGEAEVDRTWLEVLNRTRHDWLNHLQVLSGYGKLHQYGKMERYIQRVMEQAACESRLCHLGYPPLTRYLLACAAERGNMVVDVSVCADFSLERLTLSAADVCRVVQAVVETYRDAATGDGAVPNTLTLILENGDGRLHVRTRFAGRLDEAAFRKGLQRLARLLRALDGVLVDGTGEKEAERGKVRVSLVS
- the rpmA gene encoding 50S ribosomal protein L27; translated protein: MLRVDLQFFAQKKGVGSTKNGRDSISKRLGVKRADGQFVKAGNILVRQRGTKIHPGLNVGRGGDDTLFAKVDGIVRFERLGKDRKRVSVYPVEANA
- a CDS encoding ribosomal-processing cysteine protease Prp; amino-acid sequence: MIRVTVTRDDEGRIAAFRVAGHAGYAPRGQDIVCAAVSGIVFGMINAVERVLGVALEVETPARGDLSCRVPALADEALRARVNLLLEGMVAALQSLTVEYGRYVQVSDPHATGR
- the rplU gene encoding 50S ribosomal protein L21, encoding MYAIIETGGKQYKVQEGDVILVEKLDAQPGETVTFDRVLFVAKDGEVKAGNPTVSGATVVGNVVEHGKGRKIIVFKYKPKKNYHRKQGHRQPYTKVRIEKINA
- a CDS encoding M50 family metallopeptidase; this encodes MSSAPGFSFRVHPLFWLVIGASVLTGAFVETVLLLSLVVMHELGHVWTGRAYGWRFRALTLFPFGGVAETDDEVGQYSPREEIVVALAGPAVNGAMAGVAWVCAAGELWPEAWARQFAAANLWLAGFNLLPIWPLDGGRVVHAVASLACPYRLALTITFGWSASVALLVLVWAWTAPQPRLHLLLLCLWLYREAASGYHERRLRFFRFLFARWRRGGDGPLRVVRADSSWTVLEALRHIKRGRHHRFELRAGGRRTGALTERRLLDALFRDKAPARRLLELVKG
- a CDS encoding M23 family metallopeptidase — protein: MWFDRDRLKQRRHARMRQILLGDRFVPDDRQREAYEMREGSWPYGGRPEWDLPAASVDGRRRGLLPTSRLRMQLILAAAVLVAGGLVREWPGTRGDAARQFVREALERDFNFQGVAAWYKAHIDAVPTFLPDIGAGTPPASPAFRAPVAGKVHTAFSADNPGVWLAATPGAPVRAAAEGLVLFAGKQGGAGYAVVLRHPGGYVSRYANLGQVRVKKDDWVRAGDELGAVAGEGQAKGLLYFALQKDGQPVDPAGVMALE
- the rodA gene encoding rod shape-determining protein RodA, whose translation is MDIERRYLKRIDWAILFVLVALAVYSYIGISGANAQFGEEKKQIVWYAIGFGAMFAVLLFDYKWIGQLAYGLYGFGIVLLVLVLLFGTETNGAVSWFAFGPVKIQPSEFMKLFVILALARYLASREEEGDAPLQSASGLLTVIGMVALPVVLILKQPDLGTALVFCGILLSVLLVGGAPLRVFALLGLIGAAGFGLLAYLYAFHSEVFFKIIKPYQWARILAWLNPDYDPLGSSFQLKQSLIAIGSGQLFGRGLNGPTQARYGWVPEGQTDFVFTVIAERLGFLGASLLILLLFLLIYRLVRIGMTCKDPFGAYIVAGIVGMYVFQIFQNIGMTIQLMPITGIPLPFLSYGGSSLLTNLVTIGLVLNIHMRRRELIFD